From Microcystis aeruginosa NIES-2549, a single genomic window includes:
- a CDS encoding NAD-dependent epimerase/dehydratase family protein — translation MKVLITGASGFVGSHVARLLIAEGCEVHALVRENGEQWRIQDILPSLHLWQSDLVAFETVNAYLQKIKPELCIHLAWYVGSGKQLNSRENLNSFQASLNLFSQLAEVGCKRFVGIGTCFEYDFNLGYFSESSPTKPITLYAATKVALFTILQQLAQSAEVELTWVRLFYQYGPMEDERRLIPSVICSLLRDEVVKTTKGEQVLDFLHVEDIASAIWAVAKSNVSGVVNVGSGQPVTVGQIALELGNLLGKPDLIHLGALPYRPNDPMFICANNELLRRKTDWTQKYNLTTGLKNTIEWYKDHLNINKIEEI, via the coding sequence ATGAAAGTATTGATTACTGGTGCCAGTGGTTTTGTTGGTTCCCATGTAGCAAGGCTTTTAATAGCCGAAGGGTGTGAGGTACACGCACTTGTGCGAGAAAACGGCGAACAATGGCGAATTCAAGATATTCTTCCATCACTACATTTATGGCAATCTGACTTAGTAGCATTTGAAACAGTGAATGCTTATTTACAGAAAATCAAGCCTGAATTGTGTATTCACTTAGCTTGGTATGTTGGGTCAGGAAAACAACTAAATTCTCGGGAAAACTTGAATTCATTTCAGGCAAGTCTTAATTTATTCTCTCAACTAGCTGAAGTAGGTTGTAAGCGGTTTGTGGGTATAGGGACTTGTTTTGAGTATGATTTCAATCTAGGATATTTTTCTGAATCAAGTCCGACAAAACCCATCACCTTATATGCAGCGACCAAGGTGGCACTATTCACTATTTTACAACAACTAGCCCAGAGCGCCGAAGTAGAGTTAACATGGGTTCGTTTGTTTTATCAGTATGGTCCAATGGAGGATGAGCGACGGTTAATTCCGTCGGTTATTTGTTCACTGCTGCGGGATGAAGTGGTAAAAACAACTAAAGGTGAACAAGTTCTGGATTTCCTTCATGTTGAGGATATAGCATCGGCAATTTGGGCAGTTGCGAAGAGCAACGTTTCAGGTGTAGTTAATGTTGGTTCTGGTCAACCTGTAACCGTTGGACAAATAGCACTTGAACTTGGTAATTTATTAGGTAAACCTGATTTAATTCATCTGGGTGCTTTACCTTACCGTCCCAATGATCCCATGTTTATTTGTGCTAATAATGAGTTGCTTAGGAGAAAGACTGATTGGACACAAAAATATAATTTAACGACGGGATTAAAAAATACAATTGAATGGTATAAAGACCATTTAAACATAAATAAAATTGAGGAAATTTAA
- a CDS encoding DUF874 family protein, which translates to MTPSTINLFKKSTIITWEKLPDDFILPDEPVDNNLQPLLAAALRESLELAGLILESMLIASNFGLCATVKTQTVVKAPDWVYIPSVKPIASGEIRRSYTPHLQGEIPTIVLEFISETEGGEYSINPHYPYGKWYFYEQILQVPVYGIFQPKTGELEIYRLNQGRYEQQKPDENNRYWIAEINLFLGVWQGTKAEFTTNWLRWWDKSGNLLLWGSELVEQEKQRAEQEKQRAAQEKLKAEQEKQRAERLAAQLRSLGVEVDDSV; encoded by the coding sequence ATGACACCATCTACAATTAATTTGTTCAAAAAATCAACGATAATCACCTGGGAAAAACTGCCAGATGATTTTATTCTACCTGACGAACCTGTGGACAACAACTTGCAACCCCTATTAGCAGCAGCTTTACGAGAATCGTTAGAATTAGCAGGACTAATTCTAGAATCGATGCTAATTGCCTCTAATTTTGGCTTGTGTGCTACCGTTAAAACTCAAACTGTTGTCAAAGCACCTGATTGGGTTTATATTCCCTCAGTAAAACCGATTGCTAGTGGAGAAATTCGGCGCAGTTATACTCCCCATCTCCAAGGAGAAATTCCTACCATCGTCCTAGAGTTTATCTCGGAAACCGAAGGGGGTGAGTATTCCATCAATCCTCACTATCCCTATGGAAAATGGTATTTTTACGAGCAAATCTTACAAGTACCTGTCTATGGAATATTTCAGCCAAAAACAGGAGAATTAGAAATTTATCGATTGAATCAAGGAAGGTATGAACAACAAAAACCTGATGAAAACAATCGTTATTGGATAGCAGAGATTAACTTATTTTTGGGAGTCTGGCAAGGAACCAAAGCTGAATTTACTACTAATTGGTTGCGCTGGTGGGATAAGTCGGGCAATCTGTTATTATGGGGGAGTGAGTTAGTAGAGCAAGAAAAGCAACGGGCAGAGCAAGAAAAGCAACGAGCCGCGCAAGAAAAACTGAAGGCCGAGCAAGAAAAGCAACGGGCCGAACGCTTGGCGGCACAATTGCGATCGCTGGGAGTTGAAGTTGATGATAGTGTATGA
- a CDS encoding N-acetylneuraminate synthase family protein: MSINRDIFDELFVLELANNHWGSLERGLKIITDFSRIVRFNNVRASIKLQFRDVDNFIHRDFRDRTDIRYIKKTLDTKMTEDDYATLVKAVRQGGCIPMATPFDEKSVNLCVELGIPIIKIASSDLNDWFLIEKIAETRKPVIVSTGGSSLKDIDDLVIFFENRNVPLAINHCVSLYPSEDSELEMNQIDYLKNRYPNHVIGFSTHEYTDWTSSMLIAYAKGARTFERHIDIEMDGVPVSPYCSLPEQVDIWFKAFQKAKEMCGAPGTQKRMPPEREIKYLDALVRGVYAKRDLPEGYILNHDRINEDLYLAVPLQKGQISCRELMSGEILTRACNKDEPIMIDSIDSPYSTNDSLRKIIYQRGL, translated from the coding sequence ATGTCTATTAACCGCGATATTTTTGACGAACTCTTTGTTTTAGAACTTGCTAATAATCATTGGGGTAGTTTAGAGAGAGGATTAAAAATCATCACTGACTTCTCTAGAATTGTTAGGTTTAATAATGTCAGAGCATCGATCAAGCTTCAATTCAGAGATGTGGACAATTTCATTCATCGAGATTTTCGGGACAGGACTGATATTCGCTATATCAAAAAAACTCTCGATACAAAAATGACAGAAGATGATTACGCAACTCTAGTGAAAGCAGTACGTCAAGGTGGATGTATTCCGATGGCGACTCCTTTTGATGAAAAGTCTGTTAATCTTTGTGTTGAACTGGGCATCCCCATTATTAAAATCGCTAGTTCAGATCTCAACGACTGGTTTTTAATTGAGAAAATCGCCGAAACTCGCAAACCGGTAATTGTGTCAACGGGAGGTTCTTCCCTCAAGGATATAGATGATTTAGTCATCTTCTTTGAAAATCGTAATGTTCCTTTGGCTATTAACCATTGTGTTTCTCTCTACCCTTCCGAAGATTCTGAGCTAGAGATGAATCAAATTGATTATTTAAAAAATCGCTACCCCAATCATGTCATTGGTTTTTCAACCCATGAATATACTGATTGGACATCCTCAATGCTGATAGCCTACGCTAAGGGGGCGAGAACTTTTGAAAGACATATCGATATTGAGATGGATGGAGTCCCTGTCTCTCCTTATTGTTCCTTACCCGAACAGGTCGATATTTGGTTTAAAGCTTTTCAAAAAGCTAAAGAAATGTGTGGCGCGCCTGGTACTCAAAAAAGAATGCCCCCTGAAAGAGAAATTAAGTATCTTGATGCGCTGGTTCGAGGGGTTTATGCTAAAAGAGATTTGCCAGAAGGTTACATTCTCAACCATGACCGCATCAATGAAGATTTATATTTAGCGGTTCCCCTCCAGAAAGGACAGATTTCTTGCCGGGAGTTAATGTCAGGAGAAATATTAACTAGAGCTTGCAACAAGGATGAACCCATTATGATTGACTCCATTGATAGCCCTTATTCAACTAATGATAGTCTCAGAAAGATTATCTATCAACGGGGTCTTTAA
- a CDS encoding NAD-dependent epimerase/dehydratase family protein has translation MQPNLTNDLNHILAHTKTLWEELRGQRIFITGGTGFFGCWLLESFIWANDQLDLKASAVVLTRNPDSFRQKAPHLANHPAIQFHSGDVRSFQFPEGEFSYIIHGATEASAKLNQEDPLLMFDTIIEGTRHTLEFAKFCQAKKFLLTSSGAVYGKQPSEITHVSEDYLGSPDLTNPGYAYAEGKRAAEMLCTLYAKQQGLETKIARCFAFVGPYLPLDTHFAIGNFIRDGMTGGPILIQGDGTPYRSYLYAADLAIWLWTILFKGKSCYPYNVGSDEDLTIAELAKVVATTFASKVEVIIAKEPIPGKPAERYVPSVKRAFSELQLKPLIPLRESIIRTASYNSSKF, from the coding sequence ATGCAACCTAACCTAACAAATGACTTAAATCACATTCTTGCCCATACTAAAACCCTGTGGGAGGAATTGCGGGGACAACGGATATTTATTACCGGAGGTACAGGCTTTTTTGGCTGTTGGCTTCTGGAAAGTTTTATCTGGGCCAATGATCAGCTAGACTTAAAAGCATCGGCAGTGGTTTTAACCAGAAATCCTGATAGTTTCAGGCAAAAAGCTCCTCATTTAGCCAATCATCCCGCTATTCAATTCCATAGCGGTGATGTTAGGTCATTTCAGTTTCCTGAAGGGGAGTTTTCTTATATTATTCATGGTGCCACTGAAGCGAGTGCCAAGCTCAATCAAGAAGATCCCTTACTAATGTTTGATACGATTATTGAGGGAACACGACATACTTTAGAATTTGCTAAATTTTGTCAGGCTAAAAAGTTCTTATTAACCAGTTCCGGTGCCGTTTATGGCAAGCAGCCATCAGAAATCACCCATGTTTCTGAAGACTATTTAGGCTCTCCTGATTTAACTAATCCGGGTTATGCTTATGCAGAAGGAAAACGAGCCGCGGAAATGCTCTGTACTCTTTATGCTAAACAACAGGGATTAGAAACGAAAATTGCTCGTTGCTTTGCCTTTGTCGGTCCCTATTTGCCCCTGGATACCCATTTTGCTATTGGTAATTTCATTCGAGATGGTATGACGGGGGGGCCGATTCTCATCCAGGGGGATGGTACTCCTTATCGTTCTTACCTCTATGCGGCGGATTTGGCGATTTGGCTGTGGACAATTTTGTTTAAGGGAAAATCATGCTACCCTTACAATGTCGGTTCAGATGAGGATTTAACTATCGCTGAATTAGCAAAAGTTGTTGCCACTACATTTGCATCAAAAGTCGAGGTAATTATAGCTAAAGAACCTATCCCCGGTAAACCTGCTGAACGTTACGTTCCTTCAGTAAAACGAGCCTTTTCTGAGTTACAACTTAAACCCTTGATTCCCTTAAGGGAATCAATTATCCGAACGGCTAGTTATAATTCATCGAAATTTTAG
- a CDS encoding HAD family hydrolase → MKIQNIFFDLDGTLINSSRGIKYSLTKALSSVLPDFALDQISTSLIGPPVAEMFKQMIGNADPDLIDDLTREFRKSYDSEGWEKTDIYEGVVETLCQLSDFNITMFIVTNKPSHPTFKILDHLQMLHFFADVISPDTGTHPYSSKSAICQHILTKYQIDQQSAILVGDSRDDAQAAKSCGLSFIAATYGYGKVHESETSEQLCKIYSFPELIGLIKH, encoded by the coding sequence ATGAAAATCCAAAACATATTTTTTGATCTAGATGGTACACTCATTAATTCGTCAAGGGGAATTAAATATTCTCTAACAAAGGCGTTGTCATCTGTACTTCCAGACTTTGCTCTAGATCAGATTTCTACAAGCTTAATTGGCCCCCCTGTGGCCGAAATGTTCAAACAGATGATCGGCAATGCTGATCCAGATCTGATTGATGATTTAACGCGGGAGTTTCGCAAAAGCTACGATAGTGAAGGTTGGGAAAAAACTGATATCTATGAAGGAGTTGTAGAAACTCTTTGCCAATTGTCCGACTTTAATATTACAATGTTTATTGTTACTAACAAGCCTAGCCACCCAACCTTTAAGATTTTAGATCATCTCCAGATGCTACATTTTTTTGCCGATGTTATATCTCCAGATACGGGAACTCATCCCTATTCCTCTAAATCGGCAATTTGTCAACATATCTTGACAAAGTATCAAATCGATCAACAATCTGCTATCTTGGTTGGAGATTCTCGTGATGATGCTCAGGCAGCCAAATCCTGTGGACTTAGTTTCATTGCCGCCACCTATGGCTATGGAAAAGTACACGAATCTGAAACTTCCGAGCAGTTATGTAAAATTTATAGTTTTCCCGAATTGATAGGTCTAATAAAGCATTAG
- a CDS encoding Uma2 family endonuclease codes for MAEETLLIAANPQGIKLPPTQDELPSDDGIPMETQRHGLQMQLLVRPLSQWLKTQGREAFVGGNMFVYFSPNQVRNEDYRGPDVFVVVDVPRKERKSWVVWEEEKAPDVVIELLSESTAQKDKEEKKLIYQNRLRVTEYFWYDPFDPEDLAGHRLEGGVYKSLNPDAQGRFSSEILGLVLVRWQGIYGDEQEPITWLRWATAEGQLLPTIEELAEQEKQRAERLAAKLRALGVEVDDSV; via the coding sequence ATGGCTGAAGAAACCCTCCTAATTGCAGCTAACCCACAAGGGATCAAGCTACCACCGACCCAAGATGAGCTACCTTCTGATGATGGTATTCCCATGGAAACCCAGCGACACGGACTGCAAATGCAGTTATTAGTTAGACCTCTCTCCCAATGGTTAAAAACTCAGGGACGAGAAGCGTTTGTCGGAGGCAATATGTTTGTTTACTTTAGCCCTAATCAAGTGCGTAACGAGGATTATCGCGGGCCCGATGTATTTGTAGTTGTGGACGTGCCTCGAAAAGAAAGGAAAAGCTGGGTCGTCTGGGAAGAAGAGAAAGCCCCTGATGTGGTGATTGAGTTGCTCTCTGAAAGTACAGCGCAAAAAGATAAAGAAGAGAAAAAACTCATCTATCAGAATCGTTTGCGGGTGACAGAATACTTTTGGTATGATCCCTTTGACCCAGAAGATTTAGCGGGACATCGCTTAGAAGGGGGTGTTTATAAATCTTTAAACCCAGATGCTCAAGGCAGGTTCAGCAGCGAAATATTAGGGCTAGTGTTAGTGCGGTGGCAGGGAATTTATGGGGATGAACAAGAGCCGATTACTTGGCTACGTTGGGCAACAGCAGAGGGGCAATTGCTCCCCACCATAGAGGAGTTGGCCGAGCAGGAAAAGCAACGGGCTGAACGCTTGGCAGCAAAATTAAGAGCGCTAGGAGTTGAAGTTGATGATAGTGTATGA
- a CDS encoding glycosyltransferase family 2 protein, producing the protein MSKKLISVVTPCYNEQDNVEFSYTEVKDIFARLGKYEYEHIFIDNDSQDKTVSILEKISQSDSRVKIIINARNFGFVRSTYYGLLQGTGDAVILVFADCQDPPELIVDFLEKWEEGYQVVKGIKSSSQENSLVYGIRKFYYFLVRTLSEEIDLTANFTGFGLYDHKVIEALRLIDDPYPYLKGLISEVGFKSTKIEYHQQVRKRGKSSFNFYRMYDLAMLGITTYSNFPLRLATMIGFALSLVSFLVGLVTLILKLLFWNLFPIGIAAIIIGLFLFSSVQLFFIGILGEYIGLINRRSLKRPLVVERARVNFDIK; encoded by the coding sequence ATGAGTAAAAAATTAATTAGTGTTGTTACTCCCTGCTACAATGAACAAGATAATGTTGAGTTTTCATATACTGAGGTCAAAGATATTTTTGCAAGATTAGGAAAGTATGAATACGAACATATTTTTATTGATAATGACTCTCAAGATAAAACAGTCAGTATATTAGAGAAAATCTCTCAAAGCGACTCTAGAGTCAAAATTATCATTAACGCTAGGAATTTTGGCTTTGTTCGTTCTACCTATTACGGCCTCTTACAAGGAACTGGAGATGCGGTTATTTTAGTCTTCGCCGATTGTCAAGATCCTCCCGAACTAATCGTCGATTTTTTAGAAAAATGGGAGGAAGGCTATCAAGTTGTTAAAGGAATTAAAAGCTCGAGTCAAGAGAATTCTTTGGTCTATGGTATAAGAAAATTTTATTATTTTTTAGTTAGGACTCTATCAGAAGAGATTGACTTAACTGCTAATTTTACGGGCTTCGGTTTATATGATCACAAAGTGATAGAAGCATTGCGTTTGATCGATGATCCTTATCCCTACTTAAAGGGTCTTATTTCAGAAGTCGGTTTTAAGAGCACTAAAATCGAATATCATCAGCAAGTCAGAAAACGAGGTAAGAGTAGTTTCAATTTTTATCGAATGTACGATCTGGCAATGCTGGGCATCACTACCTATTCTAATTTTCCGCTAAGATTGGCGACAATGATCGGGTTCGCTCTATCTCTAGTGAGTTTTCTGGTCGGTCTGGTGACTTTGATTTTGAAGCTTCTGTTTTGGAACCTTTTCCCCATAGGAATAGCAGCGATCATTATCGGATTGTTTCTTTTTTCTTCTGTACAGTTATTTTTTATAGGTATTTTAGGAGAATATATTGGTTTGATAAATAGACGAAGCTTAAAAAGACCTCTAGTGGTAGAGAGAGCGCGAGTCAACTTTGATATTAAATAG
- a CDS encoding Uma2 family endonuclease, with protein MTAMQLLQSNPLPTITWEKLPEDFILPDEPVDNNLQPLLAAALRESLELAGLILESMLIASNFGLCATVKTQTVVKAPDWVYIPSVKPIASGEIRRSYTPHLEGEIPTIVLEFISETEGGEYSINPHYPYGKWYFYEQILQVPVYGIFQPKTGELEIYRLNQGRYEQQKPDENNRYWIAEINLFLGVWQGTKAEFTTNWLRWWDKSGNLLLWGSERVAQTEYQLEQERMLRQKLAEKLRELGVEPETL; from the coding sequence ATGACAGCCATGCAACTACTTCAGTCAAACCCCTTACCAACTATTACCTGGGAAAAACTGCCAGAAGATTTCATTCTACCTGACGAACCTGTGGACAACAACTTGCAACCCCTATTAGCAGCAGCTTTACGAGAATCGTTAGAATTAGCAGGACTAATTCTAGAATCGATGCTAATTGCCTCTAATTTTGGCTTGTGTGCTACCGTTAAAACTCAAACTGTTGTCAAAGCACCTGATTGGGTTTATATTCCCTCAGTAAAACCCATTGCTAGTGGAGAAATTCGGCGCAGTTACACTCCCCACCTCGAAGGAGAAATTCCTACCATCGTCCTAGAGTTTATCTCGGAAACCGAAGGGGGTGAGTATTCCATCAATCCTCACTATCCCTATGGAAAATGGTATTTTTACGAGCAAATCTTACAAGTACCTGTCTATGGAATATTTCAGCCAAAAACGGGAGAATTAGAAATTTATCGATTAAATCAAGGAAGGTATGAACAACAAAAACCTGATGAAAACAATCGTTATTGGATAGCAGAGATTAACTTATTTTTGGGAGTCTGGCAAGGAACCAAAGCTGAATTTACTACTAATTGGTTGCGCTGGTGGGATAAGTCGGGCAATCTGTTATTATGGGGGAGTGAACGAGTCGCACAAACTGAATATCAACTCGAACAGGAGCGAATGTTACGGCAAAAATTAGCTGAAAAATTAAGAGAATTAGGCGTTGAACCAGAAACCTTGTAG
- the rfbH gene encoding lipopolysaccharide biosynthesis protein RfbH: protein MTQSISPLNTNTEAELREQVFQAVQEYYKHKFHPRAFVAGQTYIPASGKVFDEQELVKLVDSSLDFWLTTGRYAAEFEERFAQWMGVKHCLLVNSGSSANLVALSALTSPKLGEKQLKPGDEVITVAAGFPTTVNPIFQNQLIPVFLDVKLPGYDLDIDQLESALSEKTKAIMIAHTLGNPFNLEAVMAFAEKHDLWVVEDNCDAVGSLYKGQKTGTFGHLATVSFYPAHHMTMGEGGAVLTSDTRLKKIVESFRDWGRDCWCPPGVDNTCNKRFGWQLGDLPFGYDHKYTYSHVGYNLKMTDMQAAVGVAQLDKLPGFIKKRRENFDFLHQKLQELQDVLILPEASPDSEPSWFGFPIFVKENAPFSRNDLVKHLEEKRIGTRLLFGGNLLRQPLYKGLNYRVIGDLSNADKIMSSVFWLGIYPGLTEEMLTYVATTIREFCHGQ from the coding sequence ATGACTCAATCTATTTCTCCCCTCAATACCAATACTGAAGCAGAACTGCGAGAGCAAGTCTTTCAAGCCGTACAAGAATATTATAAGCACAAATTTCACCCCCGGGCTTTTGTGGCGGGGCAGACCTATATTCCGGCATCGGGTAAGGTATTTGATGAGCAAGAATTAGTCAAATTAGTGGATTCTTCCCTAGATTTTTGGTTAACGACGGGCAGATATGCGGCAGAATTTGAGGAACGTTTTGCCCAGTGGATGGGGGTAAAACATTGTTTATTAGTCAATTCCGGCTCTTCGGCCAATTTAGTGGCCTTAAGTGCCTTAACTTCCCCTAAACTGGGGGAAAAACAACTTAAACCGGGGGATGAAGTCATTACCGTCGCCGCAGGTTTCCCGACTACAGTTAATCCCATCTTTCAAAATCAGCTAATTCCGGTCTTTTTAGACGTTAAATTACCCGGTTATGACCTTGATATTGATCAACTGGAATCGGCCTTGTCAGAGAAGACTAAAGCGATTATGATCGCTCATACCTTGGGAAATCCGTTTAATTTAGAAGCGGTGATGGCTTTTGCCGAAAAACATGACCTCTGGGTAGTCGAGGATAACTGTGACGCGGTGGGAAGTCTCTATAAAGGGCAAAAAACTGGCACCTTTGGGCATTTAGCAACGGTTAGCTTTTATCCTGCTCATCACATGACTATGGGAGAAGGGGGAGCGGTTTTAACCAGCGATACCCGCTTGAAAAAGATTGTCGAGTCATTCCGTGACTGGGGGAGAGATTGTTGGTGTCCTCCGGGTGTAGATAATACCTGTAATAAGCGCTTTGGTTGGCAGTTAGGAGATTTACCCTTTGGTTATGACCATAAGTACACCTATTCTCATGTGGGTTATAACCTGAAGATGACCGATATGCAAGCCGCCGTCGGGGTAGCGCAACTGGATAAATTGCCCGGATTTATCAAAAAGCGTCGGGAAAATTTCGACTTTTTGCATCAAAAGTTACAGGAGCTTCAAGATGTTTTAATTCTGCCTGAAGCCAGCCCGGATTCTGAACCGAGTTGGTTCGGGTTTCCGATTTTTGTTAAGGAAAATGCTCCTTTTAGCCGCAATGATTTGGTTAAGCATTTGGAGGAAAAACGCATCGGCACAAGGCTATTATTTGGGGGAAATTTACTGCGACAACCTCTTTATAAGGGGTTAAATTATCGAGTTATTGGGGATTTAAGTAATGCCGATAAAATCATGAGTAGTGTTTTTTGGCTGGGCATTTATCCCGGATTAACCGAGGAAATGTTAACCTATGTAGCAACGACCATCAGAGAATTTTGTCATGGCCAATAA
- a CDS encoding Uma2 family endonuclease, with product MTPSTINLFKKSTIITWEKLPDDFILPDEPVDNNLQPLLAAALRESLELAGLILESMLIASNFGLCATVKTQTVVKAPDWVYIPSVKPIASGEIRRSYTPHLQGEIPTIVLEFISETEGGEYSINPHYPYGKWYFYEQILQVPVYGIFQPKTGELEIYRLNQGRYEQQKTNENNRYWIAEINLFLGVWQGKKAEVTAYWLRWWDKSGNLLLWGSELVEQERQRAEQAELELEQERISRQRLVQKLKELGVNPENL from the coding sequence ATGACACCATCTACAATTAATTTGTTCAAAAAATCAACGATAATCACCTGGGAAAAACTGCCAGATGATTTTATTCTACCTGACGAACCTGTGGACAACAACTTGCAACCCCTATTAGCAGCAGCTTTACGAGAATCGTTAGAATTAGCAGGACTAATTCTAGAATCGATGCTAATTGCCTCTAATTTTGGCTTGTGTGCTACCGTTAAAACTCAAACTGTTGTCAAAGCACCTGATTGGGTTTATATTCCCTCAGTAAAACCCATTGCTAGTGGAGAAATTCGGCGCAGTTACACTCCCCACCTCCAAGGAGAAATTCCTACCATCGTCCTAGAGTTTATCTCGGAAACCGAAGGGGGTGAATATTCCATCAACCCTCACTATCCCTATGGAAAATGGTATTTTTACGAGCAAATCTTACAAGTACCTGTCTATGGAATATTTCAGCCAAAAACCGGAGAATTAGAAATTTATCGATTGAATCAAGGAAGATATGAACAACAAAAAACTAATGAAAACAATCGTTATTGGATAGCAGAGATTAACTTATTTTTGGGAGTCTGGCAGGGAAAAAAAGCGGAAGTAACAGCCTATTGGTTACGTTGGTGGGATAAGTCGGGCAATCTGTTATTGTGGGGGAGTGAGTTAGTGGAGCAAGAGCGTCAACGAGCCGAACAAGCTGAGTTAGAACTTGAGCAAGAACGAATTTCTCGCCAACGTTTGGTGCAAAAGTTAAAAGAGTTGGGAGTCAATCCTGAAAATCTATAG
- a CDS encoding class I SAM-dependent methyltransferase encodes MNQKKSLRNCPICQEENGEILHTQNFVLPEGHPLSNGYDILCCDRCGFVYADTTVSQKDYDVFYAKLSKYEDKKTATGGGESPYDAARLQKTAECIAEFLPDKSVRILDIGCANGGLLGYLKKLGYNNLCGLDPSPACVENTKQLYGIEAYAGSIFTPPQDLGDFDLVILSHVLEHIQDLKFSVKLIEQLIKVGGYLYVEVPNASGYVDHVFAPFQDFNTEHINHFYHPHLSNLLIQFGLTNKLIGEKVFDVSPGMSYPAIYSFWQKQESNSSELVIAQDKMLKQRILLYIESSKKIMTDIDIKLQSVLEDAADVIVWGTGQLAMKLLAETSLAKANIVAFVDGNPINQGSVISGITVLSPHEIQLREMRQPIIVTSILSQEAIYNAIQKMQLPNPVILLR; translated from the coding sequence ATGAATCAGAAAAAATCCCTGCGGAATTGTCCAATTTGTCAAGAAGAAAATGGGGAGATTCTTCACACACAAAATTTTGTTTTACCTGAAGGTCATCCCCTCTCAAATGGATATGATATACTATGTTGTGATCGCTGTGGTTTCGTCTATGCTGATACAACAGTAAGTCAGAAAGATTATGATGTTTTTTACGCCAAATTATCCAAATACGAGGACAAAAAAACCGCTACGGGAGGAGGGGAATCTCCCTATGATGCCGCACGACTTCAAAAAACGGCTGAATGTATTGCTGAATTTTTACCCGATAAGAGCGTTCGCATTTTAGATATTGGCTGTGCCAATGGTGGTTTATTAGGCTATCTTAAAAAACTAGGATATAACAATTTATGTGGTTTAGATCCATCTCCTGCTTGTGTTGAGAATACAAAACAGCTTTACGGAATAGAAGCTTATGCTGGTTCTATTTTTACGCCGCCTCAAGATTTAGGAGATTTTGATCTTGTCATTCTTTCTCATGTGTTAGAGCATATACAGGATCTGAAATTTTCTGTAAAATTAATAGAACAATTAATAAAAGTAGGGGGATATCTATATGTAGAAGTTCCCAATGCCTCGGGATATGTTGATCATGTTTTTGCCCCTTTTCAAGATTTTAATACTGAACATATTAATCATTTTTATCATCCCCATTTGTCAAATTTATTAATTCAATTTGGATTGACCAATAAGTTAATCGGAGAAAAAGTTTTTGATGTCTCTCCGGGGATGTCTTATCCAGCCATTTATAGCTTTTGGCAGAAGCAAGAGTCTAATTCATCGGAATTGGTAATTGCTCAGGACAAAATGCTCAAACAAAGAATCCTGCTTTATATTGAAAGCTCAAAAAAAATAATGACTGATATAGATATTAAATTACAGTCAGTGTTAGAGGATGCTGCCGATGTGATTGTTTGGGGAACGGGACAATTAGCCATGAAACTACTGGCCGAAACTTCACTGGCAAAAGCCAATATAGTTGCTTTTGTTGATGGAAATCCCATTAATCAAGGTAGTGTTATTTCAGGGATTACGGTGCTATCACCTCATGAAATTCAATTGAGAGAGATGAGACAGCCGATTATTGTAACCTCAATTTTATCTCAAGAAGCTATTTACAATGCTATCCAAAAAATGCAGCTGCCTAACCCAGTTATTTTATTGAGATGA